A genomic region of Litoribrevibacter albus contains the following coding sequences:
- a CDS encoding tetratricopeptide repeat protein: MLSSRINTILNVSRTVSQLCLMGVVFILSSPVMSAQTAQDSLTSDQAIARLSLKHVSYSQHQEEYLNAITDVLVAESKGVWKHLPNRKPEGESPELSPSEPAQNNLTLIEASLYHYFGMQDEAEKRYQKVINQSSAHLPTAYLYLTRYYYQQQDFANVLKWVGKVDETQLTEEQQGFKYLYELDAYIRLGQKKKALTSLSSLEDLEWLPILSYNSKRLVSVTPGAAKVENSDPEDSTWFGQDDEDVAPLLKELEAHKNLQMGMDASKKGHWSSAVDYFKKVPANTLRTVEARRWLAWSLMQDGQLDSASKVWRSLTSSPSYQALDSFVMSANVTEQLGDKEKALAWFEKGIDFYADQVEALSKLRNENQNGDWFGTIQSSSETFWSPVQINIEPDQPLFLWTEEVWQDEGFQQLLSDHRDLIQVSSLLESKKDYIETFDYMVENRRLGYEKTAQKIKRMEADLRLKSYQTEAQAHTRRLDSISDYKDIFSVGSKEQLINNKLLERVKANIEHLKSMEGYARKHKTTSYEARYEHLNRIHFWEMREAFPSNFRRYQREVKNLNDELQESDRALAKMKAAEVYAPSRFKGYSEKIDRLAKHIQGLVQQTHTLQDNLKSQVVSMLDRKLAERQKVAQTYLEQSILASARLRDEIAFELGHVEPDSSDARTLASNGGTH, translated from the coding sequence GTGTTGTCCTCCCGCATTAATACGATTCTTAACGTGTCCCGAACTGTGTCGCAGTTATGTTTGATGGGTGTTGTTTTTATACTGTCTTCACCTGTGATGTCTGCCCAAACAGCTCAGGACTCACTCACGTCTGATCAAGCGATTGCACGTTTGTCTCTCAAGCATGTCTCTTATTCCCAGCATCAAGAAGAGTACTTGAATGCCATTACTGATGTATTAGTGGCCGAAAGTAAGGGGGTATGGAAGCATCTGCCGAACCGGAAACCAGAAGGTGAATCGCCTGAATTATCGCCATCAGAACCTGCCCAGAACAATCTGACGCTGATTGAAGCAAGCCTCTATCACTATTTTGGGATGCAGGATGAAGCGGAAAAGCGTTATCAGAAAGTCATAAATCAATCTTCAGCTCATCTTCCTACGGCGTATTTGTATCTGACACGCTATTACTATCAGCAACAAGATTTTGCCAATGTTTTGAAGTGGGTTGGTAAAGTGGATGAAACTCAGTTAACTGAAGAACAACAAGGTTTCAAATATCTCTATGAGTTAGACGCCTACATCCGTTTGGGGCAAAAGAAAAAAGCTCTTACGTCGTTGTCGTCCCTTGAGGATCTGGAGTGGTTACCGATTTTATCCTATAACTCAAAACGCTTGGTCAGTGTGACGCCAGGTGCGGCTAAGGTGGAAAACTCAGACCCTGAAGACAGCACTTGGTTTGGCCAAGATGATGAGGATGTCGCTCCTTTACTTAAAGAGTTGGAAGCCCATAAAAACCTTCAAATGGGGATGGATGCTTCAAAGAAAGGGCATTGGTCTTCGGCAGTGGACTACTTTAAAAAAGTGCCTGCTAATACCTTACGCACGGTGGAAGCCCGTCGCTGGTTAGCATGGAGCTTAATGCAGGACGGTCAGCTCGACTCAGCCAGTAAAGTGTGGCGCTCGTTAACAAGCTCACCTTCATATCAAGCCTTGGATTCCTTTGTGATGTCAGCCAACGTTACTGAACAATTGGGTGATAAAGAAAAAGCGCTGGCGTGGTTTGAAAAAGGAATTGATTTTTATGCGGATCAGGTAGAAGCACTGTCCAAACTTAGAAATGAAAATCAGAACGGTGACTGGTTTGGAACGATTCAATCTTCCAGTGAGACGTTTTGGTCTCCTGTCCAAATAAATATTGAACCGGATCAGCCGCTGTTCTTATGGACAGAAGAGGTATGGCAGGATGAAGGTTTCCAGCAGCTATTGTCAGATCATAGAGATCTTATTCAGGTTTCCAGTCTTCTTGAGTCGAAGAAAGATTACATTGAAACCTTTGATTATATGGTAGAAAACCGTCGATTAGGTTATGAAAAGACGGCTCAAAAGATTAAACGAATGGAAGCGGATCTTCGTTTGAAGAGTTATCAAACAGAAGCTCAGGCTCATACCAGACGTTTGGACTCAATCTCCGATTATAAGGATATTTTCTCAGTTGGTTCGAAGGAACAGTTGATCAATAACAAGCTGCTTGAGCGAGTAAAGGCGAATATTGAACACCTGAAGTCGATGGAAGGGTATGCGCGAAAGCACAAAACCACTTCCTATGAAGCACGTTATGAACATTTGAACAGAATTCATTTCTGGGAAATGAGGGAAGCCTTCCCGAGTAATTTCCGTCGTTATCAGCGTGAAGTTAAGAATCTAAACGATGAACTTCAGGAGTCGGATCGTGCTCTTGCCAAGATGAAAGCAGCAGAAGTCTATGCGCCGTCTCGATTCAAGGGATATTCAGAAAAGATCGATCGTTTAGCTAAACACATTCAAGGTCTGGTCCAACAGACTCATACCTTACAGGATAATCTGAAATCTCAAGTTGTTAGTATGTTGGATCGAAAGTTGGCAGAGCGTCAAAAGGTAGCTCAGACTTATTTAGAACAATCCATATTGGCCTCAGCCAGATTACGCGATGAGATTGCGTTTGAATTAGGCCACGTAGAACCTGACTCGTCGGACGCCAGAACGCTAGCTTCAAATGGAGGCACCCACTGA
- a CDS encoding DUF3570 domain-containing protein, which yields MGVTRLRSQLVFLLMLLPLSGLNWAITLPKDHAEATYHYYDGGGVEVTGPALFVRKSVADSVSVSASYYVDEISSASIDVKSYASPYEDERTEYSVSADYIEKDAKISIAYVNSDESDYQSDTYHFDYVEEFFGGLTTASLGYSSGSDTVLSNISDFSDTADHDFYRLGLSQVVLPEMVIRANYEHISDTGFLGSPYRKSVINGVLFDENLPRTRRSNAFSVGADYFIETWSTAIKAQYRYFSDTWDIKADDFRLSATKSLQTHWIIEGWVRYYGQSSASFYQDQFSSVFTYRSRDKELSDFDSYSLGLGVEYLFQDISWLKTPSLAFGAEWIRYQYNDFYEYQGGDFNQNNNKQLYEFDATVAYVSFSTNF from the coding sequence GTGGGTGTAACTAGGTTGCGTAGCCAACTCGTTTTTTTGCTGATGCTATTGCCTTTGTCTGGATTGAATTGGGCAATCACCTTACCAAAAGATCATGCGGAGGCCACCTACCATTATTACGACGGTGGTGGTGTGGAAGTGACCGGACCAGCCCTCTTTGTTCGTAAGTCCGTCGCGGATTCGGTGTCTGTGTCTGCTTCGTATTATGTGGACGAAATCAGTTCCGCTTCGATTGATGTGAAGTCCTATGCCAGTCCTTATGAGGATGAACGAACAGAATACTCTGTATCTGCGGATTACATTGAAAAAGATGCAAAAATCTCAATTGCTTACGTGAATAGCGATGAAAGCGACTATCAGTCGGACACCTATCACTTTGATTATGTGGAAGAGTTTTTTGGCGGGCTGACCACAGCTTCTTTGGGCTACTCGTCAGGATCGGATACGGTGTTAAGTAATATTTCTGATTTCTCGGATACAGCCGATCACGATTTCTATCGACTGGGGCTGTCGCAGGTGGTGTTGCCTGAAATGGTTATTAGGGCGAACTATGAGCATATTTCCGATACAGGCTTTTTAGGTAGTCCCTACCGAAAATCTGTCATTAATGGCGTCTTGTTTGATGAAAATTTGCCGCGCACTCGTCGGAGTAATGCGTTTTCGGTGGGAGCCGATTACTTTATTGAGACATGGTCGACGGCGATTAAAGCTCAATACAGGTATTTTTCTGACACGTGGGATATAAAAGCGGATGATTTTCGGTTGTCTGCAACGAAATCTTTACAAACCCACTGGATCATAGAAGGGTGGGTTCGTTATTATGGCCAGTCCTCGGCAAGTTTCTATCAGGATCAGTTCTCTTCGGTGTTTACCTACCGAAGTCGAGATAAAGAGCTAAGCGATTTTGATTCCTATAGTCTTGGCCTGGGTGTAGAGTATCTCTTTCAGGATATTAGCTGGCTAAAAACACCCTCGTTAGCGTTTGGTGCTGAATGGATTCGTTATCAATACAACGATTTCTATGAGTATCAAGGCGGTGATTTTAATCAGAACAATAATAAACAGCTTTACGAATTTGACGCGACCGTAGCCTATGTTTCTTTCAGTACTAACTTTTAA
- a CDS encoding DUF4266 domain-containing protein encodes MTKLPEFQPWVAPYERGLLSREEMVRERHTYPAQFREHVYSVRGASQGATGSQGGGCGCN; translated from the coding sequence ATGACTAAACTGCCTGAATTTCAGCCTTGGGTTGCACCTTATGAGCGTGGTTTGTTAAGTCGTGAAGAAATGGTGCGTGAACGACATACTTATCCCGCCCAGTTTCGGGAACATGTTTATTCAGTAAGGGGAGCATCGCAAGGTGCGACGGGCAGCCAGGGAGGTGGTTGTGGGTGTAACTAG